The following proteins are co-located in the Silene latifolia isolate original U9 population chromosome 1, ASM4854445v1, whole genome shotgun sequence genome:
- the LOC141649352 gene encoding major allergen Mal d 1-like yields the protein MGVSTHTMVDCNSPVAAARLFNAFCIDNHNFMPKALPDFVKSVDVVQGEPGTVGSVRQLNFPEGKPFKYAKNRVDEIDAGKFYCKYTTIEGDVLRENIEYVVHETTFEPSGNGTHYTMVTNYHTKGDFVVTDDHVAAGKQNIKNMFDTASEYLAANPHLYV from the coding sequence ATGGGAGTTTCAACACACACAATGGTCGACTGCAATAGCCCTGTGGCCGCAGCTAGGTTGTTTAATGCTTTCTGCATTGATAACCATAATTTCATGCCAAAAGCGTTACCCGATTTTGTGAAAAGTGTAGACGTTGTTCAAGGTGAACCTGGCACGGTTGGGTCTGTCAGACAACTCAACTTCCCTGAAGGGAAGCCCTTCAAGTACGCAAAAAACAGAGTGGATGAAATTGATGCAGGAAAGTTCTACTGCAAGTACACCACCATTGAAGGTGATGTCCTTCGTGAAAACATAGAATATGTAGTTCACGAGACGACATTCGAGCCATCAGGGAACGGGACACACTACACGATGGTGACAAACTACCACACAAAGGGAGATTTTGTGGTTACTGATGACCACGTCGCAGCTGGAAAACAGAATATCAAGAACATGTTCGACACTGCTTCCGAATACCTCGCCGCCAATCCTCACTTATATGTTTGA